The Desulforegula conservatrix Mb1Pa genome contains a region encoding:
- a CDS encoding lipopolysaccharide assembly protein LapA domain-containing protein: protein MKKFMLKLIFWLIIFCIIGLAGYQNLSFFMNKYAFSINYYFGAYSFPEVYTGLYCAGFFMIGFVLASIFSIGFKFRTNRIIKQLKNDISLHERSISALRNGGPKPAASPDTGQIASES from the coding sequence ATGAAAAAATTTATGCTGAAACTGATTTTCTGGCTTATTATTTTTTGTATTATTGGCTTGGCCGGGTATCAGAATCTGTCTTTTTTTATGAACAAGTATGCTTTTAGTATAAATTATTATTTCGGCGCTTACAGTTTTCCTGAAGTATATACAGGCCTTTATTGCGCAGGTTTTTTCATGATTGGTTTTGTGCTCGCATCCATATTCTCAATTGGTTTTAAATTCAGAACCAACAGAATTATAAAACAACTGAAAAATGATATATCTCTACATGAACGATCGATTTCAGCCTTAAGAAATGGAGGGCCCAAGCCTGCGGCTTCGCCTGATACCGGCCAGATTGCCTCTGAATCTTGA
- the mutS gene encoding DNA mismatch repair protein MutS produces MSELKSTPMMSQYFSIKEQYKDSILFFRMGDFYEMFFEDAEIASKVLDITLTSRNKNEDIPVPMCGIPYKAAEAYIARLISRDYKVAICDQVEDPKNAKGIVRREVVRVITPGMILEDTLLDARINNFVASISKNGEVFGLSCLDISTGTFRISETTVFEDVLDEILRIKPSEVVVSEKNKDDGDILCIKKSLGSVYFSFINDNSFSIRNSRDTLLNHFSTRSLEGFGCEDLQSGICAAGALLSYVKETQMKSLSHVTGLVPYRSSDFLIIDDSSFRNLDVFVNQRTGQKTGALIDIIDMTMTPMGGRLLRNWLRYPLVDLSQIDARLDAVDEAVRLRAEREISRNILKSVADLERLGSRITMNRCSAREFVALKRSLNALPELWMVLSTFESPLFDFQENLSDLSILADLIDQAIAEDPPASINEGGMIKEGYNSELDELISISRDGKSFLAKLEAEEKEKTGISSLKVKYNRVFGYFIEVSKAASENVPASYVRKQTLVNAERYITDELKVFETKVLNAYEERVALELAIFEDIRLEIVKHNPSILKVASFISNIDCLTAIAQVAEDNDYVRPIMNNDGIIRIEDGRHPVVEKTIDAGKYVPNSIYLDNNENQILIITGPNMAGKSTVLRQAALTVLMAQSGFFVPAARADISVTDRVFVRVGASDNLASGQSTFMVEMEETANIINNATPSSLVVMDEIGRGTSTFDGISIAWAIVEYLHDLSASGVKTLFATHYHELTELDAIKPRVKNFNIAVKEWNDEIIFLHRLVEGGASRSYGIQVARLAGIPHEIIARSKKILTNLESGSHDLRSVSQGTQARMQKQSRPRQLELFRKPENVVVEILKGIDILSLTPLEALNKLSELKEKIRDIR; encoded by the coding sequence ATGTCAGAACTAAAATCAACTCCCATGATGTCACAGTACTTTTCCATAAAGGAACAGTACAAAGATTCCATTCTTTTTTTTCGCATGGGCGATTTTTATGAGATGTTTTTTGAAGACGCTGAAATTGCTTCCAAAGTCCTTGACATAACACTTACATCAAGAAATAAAAATGAAGATATCCCTGTCCCAATGTGCGGGATTCCATACAAGGCCGCCGAAGCATATATAGCCAGGCTCATATCAAGGGACTATAAGGTTGCCATTTGCGACCAGGTGGAAGATCCCAAAAATGCTAAAGGAATTGTGAGGCGCGAAGTTGTCAGGGTCATCACTCCTGGCATGATCCTCGAGGACACACTCCTTGATGCAAGAATAAATAATTTTGTCGCTTCTATTTCTAAAAATGGTGAAGTTTTTGGTTTGTCTTGCCTCGATATTTCCACCGGAACCTTCAGGATATCTGAAACGACCGTATTTGAAGACGTTCTTGACGAGATTCTTCGTATAAAACCAAGTGAAGTAGTTGTTTCCGAAAAGAACAAGGATGACGGCGATATTCTTTGCATTAAAAAATCGCTTGGATCAGTTTATTTCAGCTTTATTAACGACAACTCTTTTTCAATCAGGAATTCAAGGGATACGCTCCTTAATCATTTTTCAACTCGCAGCCTTGAAGGTTTCGGATGCGAGGATCTCCAATCGGGGATCTGCGCTGCAGGAGCGCTTCTTTCATATGTAAAAGAAACTCAGATGAAATCTTTGTCCCATGTGACAGGGCTTGTGCCTTACAGATCTTCTGATTTTCTAATTATAGATGACTCAAGCTTCAGAAATCTTGACGTATTTGTCAATCAGAGGACAGGCCAGAAAACAGGAGCATTGATAGATATAATAGATATGACCATGACTCCCATGGGTGGCAGACTACTGCGAAACTGGCTGAGATATCCGCTTGTCGACCTGTCTCAGATTGATGCTCGCCTTGATGCTGTGGATGAGGCTGTCAGGCTTCGTGCAGAAAGGGAGATTTCAAGAAATATTCTTAAATCTGTTGCTGATCTTGAACGCCTTGGGTCAAGGATCACAATGAACAGATGCAGCGCACGAGAGTTTGTGGCGCTCAAAAGATCTTTAAATGCCCTGCCTGAGTTGTGGATGGTATTATCTACATTCGAATCTCCCCTTTTTGATTTTCAGGAAAATCTGTCCGATCTTTCCATCCTTGCTGACTTAATAGATCAGGCCATAGCTGAGGATCCACCGGCATCCATTAACGAAGGCGGCATGATCAAGGAAGGATACAACTCAGAACTTGATGAACTGATATCAATAAGCAGGGACGGAAAAAGTTTTCTTGCAAAACTTGAGGCAGAAGAAAAAGAAAAGACCGGAATTTCAAGCCTTAAAGTCAAATACAACAGGGTTTTCGGTTATTTTATTGAAGTTTCAAAAGCTGCTTCTGAAAATGTTCCTGCAAGCTATGTAAGAAAGCAGACCCTTGTTAATGCTGAGAGATATATCACTGACGAGCTTAAGGTCTTTGAAACCAAGGTGCTTAATGCCTATGAAGAAAGAGTCGCACTTGAGCTTGCAATATTTGAGGATATCAGGCTTGAAATAGTAAAGCATAATCCCTCGATTCTTAAGGTCGCCTCTTTTATATCAAATATAGATTGCCTGACAGCAATTGCCCAGGTTGCCGAGGATAATGATTATGTGCGTCCTATAATGAATAATGACGGAATAATCAGGATTGAGGATGGCCGGCATCCGGTTGTGGAAAAAACCATTGATGCCGGTAAATATGTTCCTAATTCAATCTACCTTGATAACAACGAAAACCAGATACTTATAATAACCGGACCAAACATGGCAGGTAAATCAACTGTTCTGAGACAGGCGGCCCTGACAGTTCTGATGGCCCAGTCCGGTTTTTTCGTGCCTGCGGCAAGAGCGGACATTTCAGTAACAGACCGAGTATTTGTCAGGGTAGGAGCGTCTGATAATCTCGCTTCAGGTCAGAGTACATTCATGGTTGAGATGGAGGAGACTGCAAACATCATAAATAATGCGACTCCATCGAGCCTTGTGGTAATGGATGAGATAGGCAGAGGAACAAGCACTTTTGACGGAATAAGCATAGCATGGGCCATTGTGGAGTATCTTCATGATTTAAGCGCCTCAGGCGTAAAGACCCTTTTTGCGACTCATTATCATGAACTTACGGAACTTGATGCAATCAAGCCAAGGGTAAAAAATTTTAATATTGCTGTAAAAGAATGGAATGATGAGATAATATTTCTGCATAGGCTTGTGGAAGGCGGAGCAAGCAGAAGTTATGGAATACAGGTGGCAAGGCTTGCTGGAATTCCCCATGAAATAATTGCAAGATCAAAAAAAATTTTGACAAATCTTGAGTCTGGTTCACATGACCTCAGATCTGTTTCCCAAGGAACCCAGGCAAGGATGCAAAAGCAGTCCAGACCCCGGCAGCTGGAGTTATTTAGAAAACCTGAAAATGTTGTTGTGGAAATTTTGAAAGGAATTGATATATTGAGTCTCACTCCCCTCGAAGCCCTTAATAAGCTTAGTGAGTTAAAGGAAAAGATCAGGGATATACGATGA
- a CDS encoding N-acetylmuramoyl-L-alanine amidase: MTINHRTKSAVSNYKSLFFYLFPLLVVFLYSHGCYAGSEDNALKFYTKAESQYSNIYKSGFRESRQNWLDCAENFKKSYDAEPDGDYAPVSLYFYGKVFRDLYKFSGNQNDLETASKAFKKVSASFPKSTYSHKAETELDGIPSIKPSTPQSSTKTSESANKENQAAKNTPEPSKKADAEKTKKPEEGGISPKTDDKGNASLKVSTKESKQSEKEANSESTAVLNARIPNITGIRHWTENGYTRVVIDLDAKVSYKYGVDKKKKEGLELIVFDFKGCGIARNLKKEFSFQSKVAKSAVIKENKGSVSVLIAVTTADNFNVFPLSGPSDKLRYRIVIDLKGTPKAEISETVSVLNKSDKKNESQDKEPKNKEALKASNVEKPAEVKITKDAPQKTENLKNATVTDYDAELQKTGKGKIKPGALAKQLALGVKKIVIDPGHGGNDPGAMAQKGIREKDISLALAKSLAQSLKRRTGCEVVLTRTSDKYLHLEERTAIANTQRADLFISLHLNSSSAKEAIGIETYFLNLATDESAIAVAARENATSTKNISDLEGILKDLMRNAKIDESSRMAKYVQKNMCTHLSRKYTPIKDKGVKQAPFYVLIGAQMPAILIETGFISNLQELAKLTSPGYQADLTDSIAEGVVQYINSVSAPTYVKTPPKKKTTEKTDPKKNISPKKTEKIKKKSGDN, translated from the coding sequence ATGACCATTAATCACCGCACTAAATCAGCGGTTTCAAATTATAAATCCCTGTTTTTCTATCTGTTTCCGCTTCTTGTAGTATTTTTATACTCGCATGGATGTTATGCCGGATCAGAAGATAACGCATTGAAATTTTACACAAAAGCAGAAAGTCAGTATTCAAATATTTATAAATCAGGATTTCGTGAATCAAGGCAGAACTGGCTTGACTGTGCTGAAAACTTTAAAAAATCATATGATGCGGAGCCTGATGGAGACTACGCTCCTGTAAGTCTCTATTTCTATGGAAAAGTCTTTCGTGACCTGTATAAATTTTCCGGAAACCAGAATGATCTTGAAACAGCAAGCAAGGCATTTAAAAAAGTATCTGCATCTTTTCCTAAAAGCACATACAGCCACAAGGCAGAGACTGAACTGGATGGAATTCCTTCAATAAAGCCGTCTACTCCCCAATCCTCTACTAAGACCAGTGAATCTGCAAATAAAGAAAATCAGGCGGCGAAGAATACTCCTGAGCCTTCTAAAAAAGCTGATGCTGAAAAGACAAAGAAACCGGAGGAGGGGGGGATATCTCCAAAGACAGATGATAAAGGCAATGCGTCTTTAAAAGTAAGCACAAAAGAAAGCAAGCAATCAGAAAAAGAAGCGAACTCAGAGTCCACAGCTGTTTTAAACGCCAGGATTCCAAATATTACAGGAATAAGGCATTGGACCGAAAATGGTTACACAAGAGTGGTGATCGACTTGGATGCCAAAGTCTCTTACAAATACGGTGTCGATAAAAAGAAAAAAGAGGGCTTAGAATTAATTGTTTTTGATTTCAAAGGGTGCGGGATAGCAAGGAATCTAAAAAAAGAGTTTTCTTTTCAGAGTAAAGTCGCAAAAAGTGCTGTTATCAAAGAAAACAAGGGTTCTGTTTCTGTTCTTATAGCAGTAACAACTGCTGATAACTTCAATGTTTTTCCTCTCTCAGGCCCGAGTGACAAATTAAGATACAGGATTGTAATTGATTTAAAAGGCACTCCTAAAGCAGAAATATCTGAAACAGTATCCGTGTTAAACAAATCGGACAAAAAAAATGAGTCCCAAGACAAAGAACCAAAGAATAAAGAGGCTCTAAAGGCGTCCAATGTTGAAAAGCCTGCTGAGGTCAAAATCACCAAAGATGCTCCTCAGAAAACCGAAAACTTGAAAAATGCCACAGTCACAGATTATGACGCTGAACTTCAAAAGACAGGCAAGGGCAAGATAAAGCCGGGAGCACTGGCTAAACAGCTTGCGCTGGGTGTTAAAAAAATAGTGATCGATCCAGGTCATGGGGGCAATGATCCTGGAGCAATGGCTCAAAAAGGAATAAGGGAAAAGGATATCTCTCTTGCGCTTGCAAAGAGTCTGGCCCAGAGCCTTAAAAGAAGAACAGGTTGCGAGGTTGTTCTCACAAGAACTTCTGACAAATATCTTCATCTTGAGGAAAGAACAGCAATAGCAAATACTCAAAGGGCGGATCTTTTTATATCCCTCCACCTGAATTCCTCATCTGCAAAAGAAGCTATTGGCATAGAAACCTATTTTCTGAATCTTGCAACTGATGAATCTGCCATTGCTGTTGCTGCAAGGGAAAATGCCACTTCCACAAAAAATATCAGCGACCTTGAAGGCATTTTAAAGGATCTGATGAGAAACGCCAAAATAGATGAATCAAGCAGAATGGCAAAATATGTTCAAAAAAATATGTGTACTCATCTTTCAAGAAAATATACTCCTATAAAGGACAAGGGGGTCAAACAGGCGCCTTTTTATGTTCTGATAGGAGCACAGATGCCGGCTATACTTATTGAAACCGGCTTTATTTCAAACCTCCAGGAATTGGCAAAACTAACTTCTCCAGGCTATCAGGCCGATCTTACGGACTCAATAGCTGAAGGAGTGGTTCAATATATCAACTCTGTGTCAGCTCCTACATATGTCAAGACGCCCCCAAAAAAGAAGACCACCGAAAAAACTGATCCTAAAAAGAATATTTCACCCAAGAAGACTGAAAAAATAAAAAAGAAAAGCGGGGATAATTAA
- a CDS encoding iron-containing alcohol dehydrogenase — MKSFEFYNPTKIVFGEGKTSEIGAFTAPMAKKVMLIYGKQSIRKNGIYDKVVKSLEEAGISFVECSGVKSNPVLSFVKKGIQLFRNENLDGIVAVGGGSVIDTAKAIAAGVYYEGDVWDFFLNKARVEKAPPITVVLTLAATGSEMNSGGVITNEATFQKYNLHGELLFPKVSILDPVNTYSVPLNYSMYGAVDAIIHLLETYFNGRAEYTPIQDSLVEGLVKNIMEAAAGIIRKSDDYNSRAVMMWAASLALNGLTTSGAGAAGFPMHMIEHSLSAIYDIPHGAGLSIVAPAWMRYAAEKDYSKFAQFADKIFGIKNADEALAASQGIKALEDWFRSIYVPVRLQDVNIPLDDIPKIAENARGLARRWGMKGEYKREIIENILKIAAS; from the coding sequence ATGAAATCCTTTGAGTTTTATAATCCTACAAAAATAGTCTTCGGAGAAGGCAAAACATCTGAAATAGGGGCTTTCACAGCTCCTATGGCTAAAAAAGTCATGCTTATTTACGGAAAGCAGAGCATCAGGAAAAATGGAATTTATGACAAGGTTGTTAAAAGCCTTGAAGAAGCAGGTATTTCCTTTGTCGAATGCAGCGGGGTAAAGTCAAATCCTGTTCTCAGCTTTGTTAAAAAAGGCATTCAGCTCTTCAGGAATGAAAATCTTGATGGAATAGTCGCTGTCGGCGGCGGAAGTGTTATTGATACTGCCAAGGCAATAGCAGCCGGTGTTTATTATGAAGGCGATGTTTGGGATTTCTTTCTTAATAAAGCCAGAGTTGAAAAAGCTCCTCCGATTACTGTGGTGCTTACTCTTGCCGCAACAGGGTCTGAAATGAACAGCGGAGGGGTAATTACAAACGAGGCAACATTTCAGAAATATAATCTGCACGGTGAGCTTCTTTTCCCCAAGGTTTCCATACTCGATCCTGTAAATACATATTCTGTCCCGCTTAATTATTCCATGTACGGAGCAGTCGATGCCATAATCCATCTGCTTGAAACCTATTTTAACGGCAGGGCAGAATACACGCCCATACAGGATTCGCTTGTCGAAGGTCTTGTAAAGAATATAATGGAAGCAGCAGCTGGGATCATTAGAAAATCCGATGATTACAATTCCCGGGCAGTAATGATGTGGGCAGCCTCTCTTGCGCTCAATGGATTGACTACTTCCGGAGCTGGCGCTGCTGGTTTTCCTATGCATATGATTGAGCATTCCCTGAGTGCTATTTATGATATTCCGCATGGTGCAGGTCTTTCGATAGTAGCTCCTGCCTGGATGAGGTATGCAGCTGAAAAAGATTATTCAAAATTTGCGCAATTTGCTGATAAGATTTTTGGAATAAAAAACGCAGATGAAGCTTTGGCAGCTTCACAGGGAATAAAAGCCCTTGAGGATTGGTTCAGATCAATATATGTTCCTGTTCGGCTGCAAGATGTTAATATTCCGCTTGATGATATTCCAAAGATAGCTGAGAATGCCCGTGGTCTTGCCAGAAGATGGGGGATGAAGGGTGAGTACAAACGAGAGATTATCGAAAATATTTTGAAAATAGCGGCATCCTGA
- a CDS encoding histidine triad nucleotide-binding protein, protein MSENCIFCKIVNKEIPSELIYEDEKLIVFKDIRPQAPVHLLIVPRKHIRSINDLKPEDHAIAGDMLIAAQKIAKLVGVDKNGYKLNFHVEKGGGQEVFHLHMHLVGGWEK, encoded by the coding sequence ATGTCCGAAAACTGCATATTCTGTAAAATTGTAAATAAAGAGATACCATCCGAACTAATATATGAGGATGAAAAGCTGATTGTATTTAAGGATATCAGACCCCAGGCTCCGGTTCATCTTTTGATAGTTCCCAGAAAGCATATTAGATCAATCAATGACCTAAAACCTGAAGATCATGCAATCGCCGGAGATATGCTGATAGCAGCTCAAAAGATAGCTAAGCTTGTGGGAGTTGATAAAAATGGCTACAAGTTGAATTTCCATGTTGAAAAAGGCGGCGGTCAGGAAGTATTTCATCTTCACATGCATCTCGTAGGTGGATGGGAAAAGTAG
- a CDS encoding glycosyltransferase family 39 protein yields the protein MESALRKTSYASLAFLIIISFTFIRYYFSGYFPLTPDETNYWQWGRHLAWGYHDQAPMIGWLINLSTRFLGHTEQAVRLPSVIMGSIASLYIMLLCIRWFGAKIAFHTSILSQGVLIFFVGGVLATADAVQAAGWAGATYHIAIAYENDRWRNWLLGGFWFGIGILGKFSMGIFLPCAFLFGLFSGEYRSRLAGIKPYAGVFLGFLMFVPVLVWNGLNGWSSLRHVAYLGGANEKAAINIGFFLEYLGSEAMLLTPVVFIMCIIAWWKSVSGKKHRNNLRIRYLFYTSFPMFAFFMILSLHTRVYGNWPAPAYLTACILIALFFHPEKKSRAIKEHIPAEEIPELLNPLDENISVSHDSSSEVDDNTTPEITPDTSAKNDENTTKESIQEIKHGKTRDVWNFALVTAYLITSIVAVQTAWQALPLPGKLDRTARETTGWKELGSNVDAILKKMPSPDNTFIFGFRYQIASELAFYTPGQPETVSINKWNRPNVYDYWFTDEMLKGKDAVGVTDRSPTEYLARLYTVFERVDQPVEVNIVSKGKEIQNFYIFRAYGFKGGLRWEPVNKEDVRSIK from the coding sequence ATGGAATCCGCCCTTCGGAAAACCAGTTATGCATCCCTCGCATTTTTGATTATCATCAGTTTTACTTTCATAAGATACTATTTTTCAGGATATTTTCCATTAACGCCTGATGAGACCAACTACTGGCAATGGGGCAGACATCTTGCCTGGGGTTATCATGACCAGGCTCCAATGATAGGATGGTTGATCAACCTTTCAACCCGTTTTCTTGGTCATACTGAACAGGCTGTAAGGCTCCCATCCGTTATAATGGGTTCAATCGCTTCCTTATATATTATGCTCCTGTGCATAAGGTGGTTTGGGGCAAAGATAGCATTCCATACATCCATACTAAGCCAGGGTGTCCTTATTTTCTTCGTGGGCGGAGTTCTTGCGACGGCTGATGCTGTGCAGGCAGCCGGATGGGCAGGAGCTACATATCACATCGCCATTGCATATGAGAATGACAGATGGAGAAACTGGCTTCTTGGTGGATTCTGGTTCGGAATAGGTATTCTCGGAAAGTTTTCAATGGGTATTTTTCTGCCGTGTGCGTTTCTTTTCGGCCTTTTTTCAGGAGAATACAGATCAAGACTTGCAGGTATTAAGCCATATGCAGGAGTTTTCCTGGGATTTCTGATGTTTGTGCCTGTTCTGGTATGGAATGGGCTTAATGGATGGAGCTCACTCAGGCATGTTGCCTATCTTGGCGGTGCAAATGAAAAAGCAGCCATCAATATTGGTTTTTTTCTTGAATATTTAGGCTCTGAAGCCATGCTTCTGACTCCGGTTGTTTTCATTATGTGTATAATTGCATGGTGGAAATCTGTTTCAGGTAAAAAGCACAGAAACAATCTGAGAATAAGGTATCTTTTCTACACATCTTTCCCTATGTTTGCTTTTTTCATGATCCTAAGCCTTCATACCAGGGTGTATGGAAACTGGCCTGCACCAGCATATCTGACTGCTTGCATCCTCATCGCCCTGTTTTTTCATCCTGAAAAGAAATCAAGGGCTATAAAAGAACATATTCCTGCTGAAGAAATTCCGGAACTATTAAATCCCTTGGATGAAAATATTTCAGTATCACATGACTCTTCAAGCGAAGTCGATGATAACACTACACCAGAGATTACTCCTGATACTTCTGCTAAAAACGATGAGAACACCACAAAAGAGAGCATTCAGGAAATAAAGCATGGAAAGACAAGAGATGTATGGAATTTTGCTCTTGTGACAGCATACCTTATAACCTCAATTGTGGCTGTTCAGACTGCCTGGCAGGCACTTCCCCTTCCAGGCAAGCTTGACAGAACAGCGAGGGAAACAACCGGCTGGAAAGAGCTTGGCTCAAATGTTGATGCTATTCTTAAAAAAATGCCTTCTCCTGATAATACGTTCATTTTCGGATTCAGATACCAGATTGCCAGTGAACTTGCTTTTTACACCCCAGGCCAGCCAGAAACAGTGTCCATAAACAAATGGAACAGACCAAATGTATATGATTACTGGTTCACCGACGAAATGCTGAAAGGCAAGGATGCGGTCGGTGTCACGGACAGATCTCCCACTGAATACCTTGCAAGACTTTATACGGTCTTTGAAAGAGTTGATCAGCCTGTTGAAGTAAATATCGTAAGCAAAGGCAAGGAAATTCAGAATTTTTATATTTTCAGGGCCTATGGTTTCAAGGGCGGCCTGAGATGGGAACCTGTGAACAAGGAAGATGTTAGATCAATAAAATAA
- a CDS encoding integration host factor subunit alpha — MALTKNDIIEKVNALGFSKKKSVEIIEILLEIMKNSLANGEDVLISGFGKFCIKDKDSRRGRNPATGEDLTLSERRVVTFKCSGKLRDCVNPE, encoded by the coding sequence ATGGCTCTAACAAAAAATGATATTATTGAAAAAGTGAACGCCCTCGGTTTCTCAAAAAAAAAATCTGTGGAAATAATTGAAATTCTGCTTGAGATAATGAAAAACTCTCTCGCAAACGGTGAAGACGTGCTCATCTCCGGATTTGGTAAATTCTGCATAAAGGATAAAGACTCAAGACGCGGCAGAAACCCTGCAACTGGTGAAGATCTTACATTATCAGAAAGAAGGGTCGTAACTTTCAAATGTTCGGGCAAGCTTAGAGACTGCGTTAATCCAGAATAG